Proteins encoded in a region of the Haloarcula sp. CBA1129 genome:
- a CDS encoding pirin family protein, with translation MTESDSQMPADRPISGETVRHGTGVNSNRAFPTDGYPHNLDPFVLFEQFYIDPEKGFPMHPHRGFEIVSYMIEGGMEHEDSLGVTNTAYECDVMRITAGSGIRHSEFPADGRACTGLQLWVNLPQAAKDADPDYVDATATELPTEDLNGATVTTVIGDGSPISLYTPMEYLDVSVTDAWTWSVPEEWSGFLYGVDGDGSVGGQSFTAGDVLPVTDAQSVTLRSKESLRIVAVSGRPHGEPIRQRGPYVL, from the coding sequence ATGACCGAGAGCGACTCGCAGATGCCGGCTGACAGGCCGATATCCGGAGAGACGGTTCGCCACGGGACGGGCGTGAATTCGAACCGAGCGTTTCCGACGGACGGCTATCCGCACAACCTTGACCCGTTCGTCCTGTTCGAGCAGTTCTACATCGACCCCGAGAAGGGGTTCCCGATGCATCCCCACCGCGGGTTCGAGATAGTCTCGTACATGATCGAGGGCGGCATGGAACACGAGGATTCACTCGGCGTCACGAACACGGCATACGAATGCGATGTGATGCGAATTACGGCTGGGAGCGGGATACGTCACTCCGAGTTCCCTGCAGATGGGCGGGCCTGTACCGGGCTGCAGCTCTGGGTGAATCTGCCGCAGGCGGCGAAGGACGCTGACCCGGACTACGTCGACGCGACAGCTACTGAACTGCCGACAGAAGATCTGAACGGCGCGACAGTTACGACAGTTATCGGCGACGGGTCGCCGATAAGCCTCTATACGCCGATGGAGTATCTGGACGTGTCCGTGACCGACGCGTGGACGTGGTCGGTTCCGGAGGAGTGGTCCGGATTTCTCTACGGTGTTGACGGCGACGGGTCAGTCGGGGGACAGTCGTTCACTGCCGGTGATGTCCTACCGGTCACTGACGCCCAGTCAGTAACACTTCGGAGCAAGGAGTCGCTTCGTATCGTCGCCGTTTCGGGTCGTCCACACGGGGAGCCGATTCGACAGCGCGGACCGTACGTTCTGTAA
- a CDS encoding NAD(P)/FAD-dependent oxidoreductase — MADVAVVGGGPAGLSAAQYAAKNDLETIVFDTDESWMHKAHLFNYPGVRSISGDEFLTIARGQTRDRGATLHETEVTDIEQTDDGFVLTTDDDEYTAAYVVLATGGDRSLAADLGCAFTDEDVVDVTVDMETSVENVYATGAMGRAEKWQAVIAAGDGAAAVLDILSKEKGEYYHDFDMPSDVPEL, encoded by the coding sequence ATGGCAGATGTAGCAGTTGTCGGCGGTGGCCCCGCCGGACTGAGTGCGGCACAGTACGCAGCGAAAAACGACCTCGAAACGATTGTCTTCGACACGGACGAGTCGTGGATGCACAAGGCCCACCTGTTCAACTACCCCGGTGTGCGGAGCATCAGCGGCGATGAGTTCCTCACAATTGCTCGCGGCCAGACCCGCGACCGTGGCGCAACACTGCACGAGACAGAGGTCACGGATATCGAACAGACTGACGACGGCTTCGTCCTGACGACCGACGACGACGAGTACACCGCGGCGTACGTCGTCCTCGCGACTGGTGGCGACCGGAGCCTCGCTGCGGACCTTGGCTGTGCGTTCACCGATGAAGATGTCGTCGACGTGACCGTCGACATGGAAACGTCCGTCGAGAACGTGTACGCGACCGGTGCGATGGGTCGAGCGGAGAAGTGGCAGGCGGTCATCGCAGCCGGTGACGGCGCGGCCGCCGTCCTCGACATTCTCTCGAAGGAGAAAGGCGAGTACTACCACGACTTCGACATGCCGTCGGACGTACCGGAGCTCTAA
- a CDS encoding DoxX family membrane protein, with protein MAPELDVVLLVVGRVLFGGVLAFTGLSHFTQTEQMAGYAEYKGLPAPKFSVLASGGLLILGGIGVTVGIFPVVAAVALAAFLIVSAVAMHDFWAVPDEDRQDELNSFLKNVTLAGGALVVAASATGTWALSVGISPV; from the coding sequence ATGGCACCCGAACTCGACGTCGTGTTGCTCGTCGTCGGACGTGTCCTCTTCGGTGGCGTGCTCGCCTTCACCGGCCTGAGCCACTTCACGCAGACCGAGCAGATGGCCGGCTACGCCGAGTACAAGGGCCTTCCAGCGCCGAAGTTCTCCGTCCTCGCGTCCGGCGGCCTCCTCATCCTCGGTGGAATCGGCGTGACCGTGGGCATCTTCCCCGTCGTCGCGGCAGTCGCGCTCGCAGCGTTCCTGATCGTCTCGGCTGTTGCGATGCACGACTTCTGGGCCGTGCCGGACGAGGACCGACAGGACGAACTGAACAGTTTCCTGAAGAACGTGACGCTCGCGGGCGGTGCACTTGTCGTCGCGGCGTCTGCAACCGGAACGTGGGCGCTCAGCGTCGGTATCAGCCCCGTCTAG
- a CDS encoding TetR/AcrR family transcriptional regulator, translating into MSESDGQSTPQDTREVIMEATFRALSKHGYKDLRVRDIGEEMDMSRQVIHYHFDGKYDLISSFLEYVIDQYEGSVEVDDETDPRTELDVRIDRCLFGPEFDDFSHWDRMKVYHELYAYAQNDDEHRALFNEHYDRLRESISTVIEDGIEQGTFRDVDADLMGQLITDVIHAARGRRIALGHDDAPAEAKRAVDDFILDSLYPPQ; encoded by the coding sequence ATGAGTGAATCGGACGGGCAGAGCACGCCACAAGACACCCGTGAGGTCATTATGGAGGCCACCTTTCGGGCGCTGAGCAAGCACGGCTACAAGGACTTGCGGGTCCGGGACATCGGCGAGGAGATGGACATGTCTCGGCAGGTGATTCACTATCATTTCGACGGCAAGTACGACCTGATCTCTTCGTTTCTGGAGTACGTTATCGACCAGTACGAGGGCAGTGTCGAGGTCGACGACGAGACCGACCCCCGAACAGAGCTCGATGTACGTATCGACCGGTGCCTGTTCGGCCCGGAGTTCGACGACTTCTCGCACTGGGACCGCATGAAGGTGTACCACGAACTGTACGCCTACGCGCAAAACGACGACGAGCATCGAGCGCTGTTCAACGAGCACTACGACCGCCTTCGCGAAAGCATCTCGACGGTCATCGAAGACGGGATCGAGCAGGGCACGTTTCGCGATGTCGATGCTGACCTGATGGGCCAACTCATCACCGACGTAATTCACGCGGCCCGAGGTCGGCGAATCGCTCTCGGCCACGACGACGCCCCTGCCGAAGCCAAGCGTGCCGTTGATGACTTCATTCTCGACTCGCTGTACCCGCCGCAGTAA
- a CDS encoding TRAM domain-containing protein: MESIWLAAGGAALAVGLVLAFAITRRSSSSASKRAHEAAQEREPPVELGETYEFGITEFTDHHSGDRVAVGKVEGFVLFTEDVPSSVSVGDVVRAKVLSFNRDHTSADARFVERA; the protein is encoded by the coding sequence ATGGAATCGATCTGGCTCGCCGCCGGCGGGGCCGCCCTCGCCGTGGGCCTCGTACTGGCGTTCGCGATTACTCGCCGCTCATCGAGCAGTGCATCGAAACGCGCCCACGAGGCCGCACAGGAGCGCGAACCGCCGGTCGAACTCGGCGAAACCTACGAGTTCGGCATCACTGAATTTACCGACCACCACTCAGGCGACCGCGTCGCTGTCGGGAAAGTCGAGGGGTTTGTCCTGTTCACCGAGGACGTGCCGTCGTCGGTATCGGTCGGAGACGTGGTCCGGGCGAAGGTGTTGTCGTTCAACCGCGACCACACCTCCGCCGACGCCCGCTTCGTCGAGCGCGCGTGA
- a CDS encoding DUF6653 family protein has product MTTPLPDSVQDWFWARHSNPKSGWSRVPTGAVIVYAVYQRRWRLLTASLLWTVINPILFAPPDTEDAWMTRAVLAERWWLRQQENGTMGLDRPNAYNTGGALASVVALYAAWRRRPAIATAGTLAMVGLKLWWLREIVQRYDASGSE; this is encoded by the coding sequence ATGACAACACCACTGCCGGACAGCGTGCAGGACTGGTTCTGGGCCCGGCATTCGAACCCCAAGAGCGGCTGGTCGCGGGTGCCGACCGGGGCAGTCATCGTGTACGCGGTGTATCAGCGTCGCTGGCGGCTCCTGACGGCTTCCCTCCTGTGGACGGTTATCAACCCAATTCTGTTCGCGCCGCCGGACACCGAGGATGCTTGGATGACTCGCGCCGTGTTAGCAGAGCGGTGGTGGCTCAGGCAGCAGGAGAACGGAACGATGGGACTCGACCGTCCGAACGCCTACAACACCGGCGGCGCACTAGCATCGGTCGTCGCACTGTACGCTGCTTGGCGTCGCCGGCCAGCCATCGCGACGGCCGGCACACTGGCGATGGTCGGACTGAAGCTCTGGTGGCTCAGGGAAATAGTTCAGCGGTACGACGCGAGCGGCTCGGAGTGA
- a CDS encoding phytoene/squalene synthase family protein, with product MSQNHTDRSSSEDIEWCYDAVHRVSRTFSLTISELNEPMARDICLGYLLCRVADTIEDAGHLPPAVQTELLQTYSRSLEPSSATTVSSFHDAVEEWIPTTTNADWEVVENAGRIVDVFHTLDDHSTQTIRGPVRELVDGMAMFVDRYADAGGLRIKTLDELEEYCWYAAGTVGTLVTGLVSHEATDEQIAQMEENARSFALLLQLVNVAKDAATDMEEENNVYLPLELLHEQGLDHSDVSDTDNVDSLVPVIEQVTERAEGYLDDAQAWLEAMPETRGNTLSAWAIPFLLAVGTIRELRERPADVIEQGNVKISREEVHSVTQQFGGEGDPSIGELRAKIRQQPLHEY from the coding sequence ATGTCTCAGAACCACACAGACCGGTCGTCTTCGGAAGACATCGAGTGGTGCTACGATGCCGTCCATCGTGTGTCGCGGACGTTTAGTCTCACAATTTCGGAACTCAACGAACCGATGGCCCGGGACATCTGTCTGGGCTATCTTCTCTGCCGTGTGGCTGACACGATCGAGGACGCTGGTCACCTCCCTCCAGCGGTACAGACCGAACTCCTGCAGACGTACAGCCGCTCGCTCGAACCATCTAGCGCGACAACTGTCTCATCGTTCCACGACGCCGTCGAAGAGTGGATTCCCACGACGACGAACGCGGACTGGGAAGTCGTCGAGAACGCGGGGCGCATCGTCGACGTGTTTCACACGCTCGATGACCACTCCACACAGACCATCCGCGGGCCGGTCCGGGAACTCGTCGACGGGATGGCGATGTTCGTCGACCGCTACGCCGATGCCGGCGGCCTGCGAATCAAGACGCTCGACGAACTCGAAGAGTACTGCTGGTACGCCGCCGGCACCGTCGGCACGCTGGTGACCGGGCTGGTCTCGCACGAAGCCACCGACGAGCAGATCGCCCAGATGGAGGAAAACGCCCGCTCGTTTGCCCTGCTGCTCCAACTCGTCAACGTCGCCAAGGACGCCGCGACGGACATGGAAGAGGAGAACAACGTCTATCTCCCGCTGGAACTGCTCCACGAGCAGGGGCTCGACCACAGCGACGTGAGTGATACCGACAACGTCGACTCGCTGGTCCCCGTCATCGAGCAGGTCACCGAGCGGGCGGAGGGCTACCTCGACGACGCGCAAGCGTGGCTCGAAGCAATGCCGGAGACCCGCGGCAACACACTCTCCGCGTGGGCGATTCCGTTCCTGCTGGCCGTCGGGACGATTCGTGAACTCCGCGAGCGGCCCGCCGACGTTATCGAACAGGGGAACGTCAAGATCTCCCGCGAGGAGGTCCACTCCGTGACACAGCAGTTTGGCGGCGAGGGCGACCCCTCTATCGGGGAGCTACGGGCTAAAATCCGCCAGCAGCCCCTCCACGAGTACTGA
- a CDS encoding glycoside hydrolase family 68 protein, producing MTTEGLGEGSPGTGARAGWTREQAERIKRTGDTVAPIVYPPATEQIPEVHIWDTWFLRNRDGTLATVDGYRVCFSLTAPSDLLPGKRHDVATIRCFYSEDGRNWHNAGPVFEDALGQRQWAGSALYDDGSIYLFYTAAGEEGADDLTYTQRIVGAGGGSIDTADGFALSGPWTHHELLTPDGERYEREDQSREMIYTFRDPWFFEDPETGETWLLFEANTPVPEGSDVCGGDGALQEFNGSVGIARSPTGDPLAWELEDPLLDAVGVNQELERPHIVYRDGLYYLFISSHLHTFAPGLEGFDALYGFVAEDLRGDYVPLNESGLVATNPANAPFQSYSWMAFPHDDEVLVQSFFNYYDFDGETLDEIAHLSESEQMRRFGGSLGPTLRLDVEGSRTQITGTLGHWHIPLDGETLPPTDRELIRRGKSNVSGSSNYGARTGTQSE from the coding sequence ATGACAACTGAAGGGCTCGGCGAGGGCAGCCCCGGAACGGGGGCCCGCGCCGGTTGGACACGCGAGCAGGCGGAGCGGATCAAGCGGACCGGCGACACCGTCGCTCCCATCGTCTACCCGCCCGCGACCGAACAGATCCCGGAGGTTCACATCTGGGACACTTGGTTTCTCCGCAACCGCGACGGCACGCTGGCGACGGTCGACGGCTACCGGGTCTGTTTCTCTCTGACCGCTCCGTCGGACCTGCTCCCGGGCAAGCGCCACGACGTGGCGACTATCCGCTGTTTCTACTCCGAGGACGGCCGCAACTGGCACAACGCCGGCCCGGTGTTCGAGGACGCCCTTGGCCAGCGCCAGTGGGCCGGGTCCGCACTGTACGACGACGGCAGCATCTATCTGTTCTACACCGCGGCCGGCGAGGAGGGGGCCGACGACCTGACCTACACACAGCGAATCGTCGGGGCCGGCGGCGGCAGCATCGACACGGCCGACGGGTTCGCTCTCTCGGGGCCGTGGACCCATCACGAACTGCTGACGCCGGACGGCGAGCGCTACGAGCGTGAAGATCAGTCCCGCGAAATGATATACACCTTCCGCGACCCGTGGTTCTTCGAGGACCCCGAGACGGGCGAGACGTGGCTCCTGTTCGAGGCGAATACGCCGGTACCCGAAGGGAGCGACGTCTGTGGCGGCGACGGCGCATTGCAGGAGTTCAACGGCAGCGTGGGCATCGCCCGCTCGCCGACGGGCGACCCGCTGGCGTGGGAGCTCGAAGACCCGCTGCTTGACGCCGTCGGCGTCAATCAGGAACTCGAACGGCCCCATATCGTGTACCGCGACGGGCTGTACTACCTGTTTATTTCCAGCCATCTCCACACGTTCGCGCCGGGGCTGGAGGGCTTCGACGCGCTGTACGGCTTCGTCGCCGAGGACCTCCGGGGCGACTACGTCCCGCTGAACGAGTCCGGCCTCGTCGCCACGAACCCCGCGAACGCGCCGTTCCAGTCGTACTCGTGGATGGCGTTTCCCCACGACGACGAGGTGCTGGTCCAGAGTTTCTTCAACTACTACGACTTCGACGGCGAGACGCTGGACGAAATCGCCCATCTGTCTGAGTCCGAGCAGATGCGCCGGTTCGGCGGCTCGCTCGGCCCGACGCTTCGGCTCGATGTCGAAGGGAGCCGGACACAGATCACTGGGACGCTCGGGCACTGGCACATCCCACTGGACGGCGAGACGCTCCCGCCGACGGACCGTGAACTGATCCGGCGCGGGAAAAGCAACGTTTCCGGCTCCAGCAACTACGGCGCGCGAACCGGGACGCAATCGGAGTAA
- a CDS encoding GH32 C-terminal domain-containing protein, protein MVDSPRIGCLYAGSCTDEQAAAYDWCQETVDNAERCALSAVEPTEYDVLWWHRDELFDERALVDAPALAAYVRDGGSFLLTLSALSAVEPLGFETVAPDATGWEKTPEPTGHLWQALYADHPIHADYDTLRVHTRGPGVTIPYARYESIAPQSGDVLASTVRGDTDVVKQMAILSWEPGDGQVLGIGSSVAFAQPTHDVCQGNRETLVENALAYLATDERHPLTGRPKDADTFGQLRDRLGDDPCRPSYHVTPPANWLNDPNGLIHWNGRYHLFYQYNPAGPFHNTIHWGHAVSDDLVNWEDRPVALTPTPDGPDRDGCWSGCAVDDGGVPTVLYTGGRDKRQLPCIATATDDDLTAWDKDPDNPIIEELPAEPEVLRTEDWEGEFRDHCVWREDGTWYQLIGAGMEGGGGAALLYESSDLRDWEYQGPILAGDRDTAGTVWECPELLDFGDRQLLHISNYEDVVYFLGTYEDGEFDVDRRDKLDHGDFYAPQSMWTDDGRILTWGWLPEARDVSGQWDAGWSGAMSLPRELSLADDGGLCQRPAPELTELRGENTSYDVVRLDAGDTEQLPVESRSFELRATVRLEDAEAVELSVLESPDGEERTPIRYSYESEIAVDRSASSTDPQATGDTQSMRVRPYDAPLSLRVFVDGSVVEVFANERHCLTSRVYPTRDDATGISLSADGGRATIASLDVWELDSVW, encoded by the coding sequence ATGGTAGATTCGCCACGCATTGGCTGTCTCTACGCTGGTTCCTGTACGGACGAGCAGGCGGCGGCGTACGATTGGTGTCAGGAGACAGTCGACAACGCGGAGCGATGCGCGCTCTCTGCTGTCGAACCCACCGAGTACGATGTCCTCTGGTGGCACCGGGACGAGTTGTTCGACGAGCGCGCGCTGGTCGACGCGCCGGCGCTGGCCGCGTACGTCCGCGATGGCGGGTCGTTCCTGCTGACACTGAGCGCGCTCTCGGCCGTCGAGCCGCTCGGCTTCGAGACAGTCGCGCCCGACGCCACCGGCTGGGAGAAGACTCCCGAGCCGACCGGCCATCTCTGGCAGGCCCTCTATGCCGACCACCCGATTCACGCGGACTACGACACGCTGCGCGTTCACACGCGGGGCCCCGGCGTGACCATACCCTATGCGAGATACGAGTCCATCGCGCCTCAGTCCGGGGACGTGCTCGCGAGCACAGTCCGGGGCGACACCGACGTGGTCAAGCAGATGGCGATTCTCTCTTGGGAGCCCGGAGACGGGCAGGTGCTCGGCATCGGCTCGTCGGTGGCGTTCGCACAGCCGACCCACGACGTGTGTCAGGGCAACCGCGAGACACTCGTCGAGAACGCGCTGGCGTACTTAGCGACGGACGAGCGGCATCCGCTGACCGGCCGCCCGAAGGACGCCGACACGTTCGGGCAGCTACGCGACCGACTCGGCGACGACCCGTGTCGCCCGTCCTACCACGTGACGCCCCCGGCGAACTGGCTCAACGACCCGAACGGGCTCATCCACTGGAACGGCCGCTATCACCTGTTCTACCAGTACAACCCGGCCGGCCCGTTCCACAACACGATTCACTGGGGCCATGCTGTCAGCGATGACCTCGTCAACTGGGAGGACCGCCCGGTCGCGCTCACGCCCACGCCCGACGGCCCGGACCGGGACGGCTGCTGGTCCGGCTGTGCGGTTGACGACGGCGGCGTCCCAACCGTACTGTACACTGGCGGTCGTGACAAGCGCCAGCTCCCCTGTATCGCCACCGCCACGGACGACGACCTCACGGCTTGGGACAAGGACCCGGATAACCCCATCATCGAGGAGCTCCCGGCCGAGCCGGAGGTACTCAGGACCGAGGACTGGGAAGGGGAGTTCCGGGACCACTGCGTCTGGCGCGAGGACGGGACATGGTACCAGCTCATCGGGGCCGGGATGGAGGGCGGCGGCGGGGCGGCGCTTTTGTACGAGTCGTCGGACCTCCGGGACTGGGAGTATCAGGGTCCAATCCTCGCCGGCGACCGCGACACCGCCGGGACCGTTTGGGAATGCCCGGAACTGCTCGATTTCGGCGACAGACAGCTCCTCCACATCTCGAACTACGAGGACGTCGTGTACTTCCTCGGCACCTACGAGGACGGCGAATTCGACGTGGACCGCCGCGACAAGCTCGACCACGGCGACTTCTACGCCCCACAGTCGATGTGGACCGATGACGGTCGCATCCTGACTTGGGGCTGGCTCCCCGAGGCCCGCGACGTGAGTGGGCAGTGGGACGCCGGCTGGTCCGGCGCGATGTCGCTCCCGCGGGAGCTGTCGCTGGCCGACGACGGCGGCCTCTGTCAGCGACCGGCCCCCGAACTCACCGAGCTACGGGGCGAGAACACAAGCTACGACGTGGTGCGCCTCGACGCGGGCGACACCGAGCAGTTGCCGGTCGAGAGCCGGTCGTTCGAGCTCCGTGCCACGGTTCGGCTAGAAGACGCCGAAGCCGTCGAGCTGTCCGTCCTCGAATCGCCGGACGGCGAGGAGCGGACGCCCATCCGGTACTCCTACGAGAGCGAAATCGCCGTTGACCGGTCGGCGTCGAGTACCGACCCGCAAGCGACCGGCGATACCCAGTCAATGCGGGTCCGGCCGTACGACGCACCGCTGTCACTACGTGTTTTCGTTGACGGTTCCGTCGTCGAGGTGTTCGCAAACGAACGGCACTGTCTGACCAGCCGCGTGTATCCGACCCGCGACGACGCGACCGGCATCTCGCTGTCCGCCGACGGCGGGCGCGCGACCATCGCGTCGCTGGACGTTTGGGAACTCGATTCCGTCTGGTAA
- a CDS encoding rod shape-determining protein — protein sequence MSDEDADDDTGSESDAGVSSDGVAAVPVGVKLGSTRTVIALPGEHGTENRIIKTLTCMATYEDALTGEEKILYGEEAAREYPDRVEYMLRSGLPEDADRAEMTKTFFEAIIDEHDIPANSGVVYAIPTIDNPTGLENLQNVIENSSIGLELVESYPESLCGSIPAFGDDLEAIDEIFVAVNMGSTNLEASAYRRGEQLSPFTTGAVTGNEVDRMIANYVEEETQGRVNIDNQTAREYKEEHADFVDFEPFTDIIQQPGGGSHEFTIERSVMDAVNEYLDDAVDELANTFLPELANDYMKVYQLALDRPIAITGGMACIPGIVDEFEKRLSAELNRDIDVIAADEPDIAPTIGAQRIAARLVETN from the coding sequence ATGAGTGACGAGGATGCGGACGACGACACCGGGTCCGAATCGGACGCCGGTGTGTCGTCAGACGGCGTTGCCGCTGTTCCGGTCGGGGTCAAGCTCGGGAGCACCCGGACTGTCATTGCCCTGCCGGGCGAACACGGCACGGAGAACCGAATCATCAAGACACTGACGTGCATGGCAACGTACGAGGACGCCCTGACCGGCGAAGAGAAAATCCTCTACGGCGAGGAAGCGGCCCGCGAGTATCCGGACCGCGTCGAGTATATGCTTCGGTCGGGGCTCCCCGAGGACGCTGACCGGGCCGAGATGACCAAAACCTTCTTCGAGGCGATCATCGACGAGCACGATATCCCGGCAAACAGCGGTGTCGTGTACGCTATCCCGACCATCGACAATCCGACTGGGCTGGAGAACCTGCAGAACGTCATCGAAAACTCCTCTATCGGGCTGGAACTCGTCGAGAGCTATCCGGAGTCGCTGTGTGGCTCCATCCCGGCCTTCGGCGACGACCTCGAAGCTATCGACGAAATCTTCGTCGCGGTCAACATGGGGTCGACGAACCTCGAAGCCTCCGCGTACCGACGGGGCGAACAGCTGTCTCCTTTCACGACGGGAGCAGTGACCGGGAACGAAGTCGACCGGATGATCGCCAACTACGTCGAGGAGGAAACGCAGGGCCGTGTCAATATCGACAATCAGACTGCCCGCGAGTACAAGGAGGAACACGCCGACTTCGTCGATTTCGAGCCCTTTACTGACATCATCCAGCAGCCCGGCGGCGGCTCACACGAGTTCACCATCGAGCGCTCGGTGATGGACGCGGTCAACGAGTACCTCGACGACGCTGTCGACGAACTGGCGAACACGTTCCTGCCGGAGCTGGCGAACGACTACATGAAGGTGTATCAGCTGGCGCTGGACCGGCCGATTGCCATCACCGGTGGCATGGCCTGTATCCCCGGTATCGTCGACGAGTTCGAGAAGCGACTCAGCGCGGAACTGAACCGCGACATCGATGTCATTGCTGCCGACGAGCCGGACATCGCGCCGACCATCGGCGCACAGCGGATCGCGGCGCGTCTCGTCGAGACCAACTAG
- a CDS encoding FlaD/FlaE family flagellar protein, which translates to MTINPRDYDLDELRKMARQRGNGMSDEDVPDPTDLDMGLDDSDEEVLAGSSFRSGLYRELLPFLGGDAQEKPYLEALPETYAAEFVVFEWLEFLLMHSGYQGADEALDYYRSIDWITEDVQDDLSDYLLGIDESATNDDNELSVDDHMLSLVYVAKLTQMT; encoded by the coding sequence ATGACCATCAACCCGCGCGATTACGACCTCGACGAGTTACGGAAGATGGCTCGTCAGCGGGGGAACGGGATGAGCGACGAGGACGTCCCCGACCCGACGGACCTCGACATGGGGCTCGACGACTCCGATGAAGAGGTGCTTGCGGGGAGTTCGTTCCGCTCCGGGCTGTACCGCGAACTGCTGCCGTTCCTCGGTGGCGACGCTCAGGAGAAACCCTATCTCGAAGCACTGCCCGAGACCTACGCCGCGGAGTTCGTCGTCTTCGAGTGGCTCGAGTTCCTGCTGATGCATTCCGGGTATCAGGGGGCCGACGAAGCGCTCGATTACTACCGCTCCATCGACTGGATAACCGAAGACGTACAGGACGATCTCTCGGATTACCTGCTTGGCATCGACGAGTCCGCGACCAACGACGACAACGAGCTCAGCGTCGATGACCATATGCTGAGCCTCGTCTACGTCGCAAAGCTCACCCAGATGACGTAA